A section of the Bombus fervidus isolate BK054 chromosome 9, iyBomFerv1, whole genome shotgun sequence genome encodes:
- the LOC139990496 gene encoding casein kinase I: MSMQLAMSVAKNEFIVGSKYRLLRKIGSGSFGDIYLGINISNGEEVAVKLESIRARHPQLLYESKLYKILHGGIGIPHIRWYGQEREYNVLVMDLLGPSLEDLFTFCTRRFTIKTVLMLADQMIGRIEYVHCKHFIHRDIKPDNFLMGIGRHCNKLFLIDFGLAKKYRDSRTRLHIMYREDKNLTGTARYASINAHLGIEQSRRDDMESLGYVLMYFNRGSLPWQGLKAATKKQKYEKISEKKMSTPVEVLCKGFPAEFAMYLNYTRGLRFEESPDYMYLRQLFRILFRTLNHQYDYTFDWTMLKQKNCLPTLTSGTGPGQSAPNAQGQGQAQAQPPAQTNAQPERIKL; the protein is encoded by the exons ATGTCGATGCAGTTGGCAATGTCAGTAGCAAAGAATGAGTTTATCGTGGGTAGCAAATACAGGCTGTTGAGAAAGATTGGCTCGGGATCCTTTGGCGACATTTACCTCGGTATCAACATCTCTAATGGTGAG GAAGTTGCTGTTAAGTTGGAAAGCATACGCGCTCGACATCCTCAACTCTTATATGAGtcaaagttatataaaattttgcatGGTGGTATAGGAATACCTCATATACGTTG gTATGGACAAGAACGAGAGTATAATGTACTTGTCATGGACCTCCTTGGTCCATCTCTTGAAGACCTTTTCACCTTTTGTACTAGAAGATTCACAATAAAAACAGTCTTAATGTTAGCAGATCAAATGATTGGTAGGATTGAATATGTTCATTGCAAACATTTTATTCATAGAGACATCAAACCAGATAACTTTTTAATGGGTATTGGCCGTCACTGTAATAAG CTCTTTCTTATTGATTTTGGATTAGCTAAAAAATATAGAGATAGTCGTACAAGACTGCATATAATGTATcgagaagataaaaatttaacaggCACAGCAAGGTATGCTTCGATTAATGCACATCTTGGAATAGAACAGAGCCGCCGTGATGATATGGAATCACTTGGTTATGTGCTTATGTATTTCAATCGCGGATCTCTTCCTTGGCAAGGACTTAAAGCTGCTACCAAAAAGCAGAAATATGAGAAAATAAGTGAAAAGAAAATGTCCACGCCTGTGGAAGTTTTATGTAAG GGATTTCCTGCTGAATTTGCgatgtatttaaattatacacgAGGTCTACGTTTCGAAGAAAGTCCAGATTATATGTATCTTCGCCAACTTTTCCGTATACTTTTCCGTACATTGAATCACCAATATGATTATACTTTTGATTGGACAAtgttgaaacaaaaaaattgtCTCCCTACTTTAACATCTGGAACTGGTCCAGGTCAATCCGCACCAAATGCTCAGGGGCAAGGACAAGCCCAAGCTCAGCCACCAGCTCAGACCAACGCTCAACCAG AAAGGATAAAACTATAA
- the Dop1 gene encoding dopamine receptor, D1 isoform X3 has product MTFAGVNDLLGYWVFGPRFCDTWIAFDVMCSTASILNLCAISLDRYIHIKDPLRYGRWVTRRVAVAGIAIVWLLAGLISFVPISLGLHRADEPVMYDDGKEEHPTCALDLTLTYAIVSSSISFYVPCIVMLGIYCRLYCYAQKHVKSIRAVTKLPDTSMAKSFRAKSTRNKPPKPQTKTKPTSPYHVSDHKAAITVGVIMGVFLICWVPFFCVNIVASYCKTCISVRAFQVLTWLGYSNSAFNPIIYSIFNTEFREAFKRILTKGARARGNQPSTSECGEFRSVVVQKRNGSMIECNISPRSSADSCQVGMMAQRHRDTIVSAI; this is encoded by the exons TATTTGGACCGCGATTCTGCGACACCTGGATCGCTTTTGACGTTATGTGCAGCACTGCCTCTATTCTGAATCTTTGCGCAATATCTCTCGATCGTTACATACACATAAAGGATCCGCTTAG ATACGGTCGTTGGGTGACAAGAAGAGTCGCGGTTGCTGGAATCGCTATCGTATGGTTGCTCGCAGGACTCATATCCTTCGTGCCGATCAGCCTAGGCCTTCACCGAGCAGATGAGCCCGTAATGTATGACGATGGTAAAGAG GAACATCCTACGTGCGCCTTAGACCTTACACTCACCTACGCGATAGTTTCCTCttctatatctttttacgTGCCCTGCATCGTAATGCTGGGAATTTATTGCAG GCTCTATTGCTACGCACAAAAACACGTAAAAAGCATCCGTGCAGTAACGAAACTGCCGGATACCTCAATGGCCAAGAGTTTTCGTGCGAAAAGTACTCGCAACAAACCACCAAAGCCGCAAACAAAAACGAAGCCGACAAGTCCTTATCATGTGTCTGATCATAAAGCCGCTATAACAGTGGGTGTAATTATGGGTGTTTTCTTAATATGCTGGGTACCCTTTTTCTGCGTAAATATCGTCGCTTCATATTGCAAGACCTGCATATCAGTCCGAGCATTCCAA GTACTCACTTGGCTCGGCTACAGCAACTCGGCCTTCAATCCGATCATCTACAGCATCTTTAACACAGAGTTTCGAGAAGCGTTCAAAAGAATTCTTACAAAAGGTGCGCGAGCCCGAGGAAACCAACCGTCGACTAGCGAATGCGGAGAATTTCGATCCGTGGTTGTGCAAAAACGAAACGGGTCTATGATCGAATGTAATATTAGTCCAAGATCAAGCGCGGACAGTTGTCAAGTCGGAATGATGGCGCAAAGACATCGCGATACTATCGTCAGTGCGATATAA
- the Metrs-m gene encoding methionyl-tRNA synthetase, mitochondrial yields MAISSQAIRLPILISMKNVFFGTNNCNKRYIMTTCTKLEKVLERLEKNPFFEKYANKIAKFQQTSPEEFLQRVENEEKKIQGRKVTVHLSRSCHIQSLWMFPFVMTRTQPWNYVQKRNFSDHAMKSIYITTPIFYVNAGPHIGHLYTALLADTIARFNAMLGHSVFLCTGTDEHGMKVQKAASNMTLPIPEYCTQVSCQFREMCDVFDVEYSKFIRTTEERHQEAVLDFWNRLEKNGYIFQGKYSGWYNVSEEAFVPDKDVVKKNSENINEAYTESGDVLEWMEEECYKFRLSCFKDELKHWLKNANVIEPEIYRTSLIPWIDNLEDLSISRPIKRVSWAIPTPSDESHTVYVWLDALVNYLTSVGYPDDSFRKFWPPTVQVIGKDILKFHGIYWPAFLMAAGLELPKKLICHGHWVVKDKKMSKSKGNVISPFEAMHDFTQDGLRYFLLRQAVLHSDANYNNLTIQNVLNSELADTLGNLVNRCFGKSINPDAIIYNSAEYTNILKSEIARKNIAALEELSEKAKEYYEKYNLYYTVDIVMNMLRSANQMFEHHRPWELSKAKDPDSVKQLEAVISLALENLRVAALVLYPIIPKSASNLLDVLQVSKSNRTWEDTKPIHLTNASNETRHVLTQNILFFKKIKN; encoded by the exons ATGGCAATTTCTTCACAAGCGATACGGCTACCAATATTAATATCTATGAAAAACGTTTTTTTTGGTACAAACAATTGCAATAAGAGATACATTATGACAACTTGTACAAAGCTTGAGAAAGTTTTGGAAAGACTCGAAAAAAATCCTTTTTTTGAGAAATATGCTAATAAAATAGCGAAATTTCAACAAACTAGTCCAGAAGAGTTCTTACAGCGTGtcgaaaatgaagaaaagaagattcAAGGAAGGAAAG ttacAGTCCATCTGTCAAGATCTTGTCATATTCAGTCTTTATGGATGTTTCCATTCGTAATGACAAGAACACAACCATGGAATTATGTTCAAAAAAGGAATTTTAGTGATCATGCAATGAAAAGCATATATATTACTACAcctatattttatgttaatgCTG GACCACATATAGGACATCTTTATACAGCACTTTTGGCAGATACCATAGCTAGATTCAATGCTATGCTAGGACATTCTGTGTTTTTATGTACAGGTACAGATGAACATGGCATGAAAGTTCAGAAAGCTGCAAGTAATATGACTTTACCTATTCCTGAATATTGTACTCAGGTTTCATGTCAATTTCGAGAAATGTGTGATGTGTTTGATGTTGAATATTCAAAGTTTATTAGAACAACTGAAGAACGACATCAAGAAGCAGTTCTTGACTTTTGG AATCGTTTAGAAAAAAATGGATATATTTTTCAAGGAAAATATTCTGGTTGGTATAATGTATCAGAAGAAGCATTTGTCCCAGATAAAGATGTAGTAAAAAAGAattctgaaaatattaatgaagCATATACGGAATCAGGGGATGTATTAGAATGGATGGAGGAAGAGTGTTATAAATTTCGATTGTCTTGTTTTAAAGATGAATTAAAACATTGGTTGAAAAATG caAATGTAATAGAACCGGAAATATATCGCACGAGCTTGATTCCGTGGATAGACAATTTAGAAGATTTAAGTATTTCTAGACCTATCAAGAGAGTGTCTTGGGCAATTCCTACTCCTTCTGATGAATCTCATACAGTATATGTATGGCTGGATGCATTAGTCAATTATTTAACTTCAGTGGGATATCCAGATGAttcatttagaaaattttggCCACCAACTGTACAA GTTATAGGAAaggatatattaaaatttcatggtATATATTGGCCAGCATTTTTAATGGCTGCTGGTCTTGAATTACCAAAAAAACTTATATGTCATGGACATTGGGTtgttaaagataaaaagatgTCAAAATCCAAAGGAAATGTAATATCACCTTTTGAAGCAATGCATGATTTTACACAAGATGGTCTAAGATATTTTCTCTTACGACAAGCAGTGCTGCACTCAGATGCAA ATTATAACAATTTAACAATTCAGAATGTATTAAATTCTGAGCTAGCCGATACACTAGGTAATTTAGTTAATCGTTGTTTTGGTAAAAGTATTAATCcagacgcaataatatataactcagctgaatatacaaatattttaaaatccgaGATAGctcgtaaaaatatagcaGCTTTGGAAGAATTAAGTGAAAAAGCTAAGGAATATtatgagaaatataatttgtattacaCAGTGGATATTGTGATGAATATGTTGCGCAGTGCTAATCAAATGTTTGAACATCATCGGCCATGGGAATTAAGCAAAGCTAAAGACCCCGATTCTGTAAAGCAACTTGAAGCTGTGATCTCTTTAGCTTTGGAAAATTTACGAGTAGCTGCTTTAGTATTGTATCCCATTATACCAAAGTCAGCTTCTAATCTTCTTGATGTTCTTCAAGTTTCAAAAAGCAATCGTACTTGGGAAGATACAAAACCGATTCACTTAACAAATGCTTCGAATGAAACAAGACACGTTTTGACgcagaatatattattttttaaaaaaataaaaaattga